AACCGGCTGGTGTTGCAGGTGGCTGTCCGGGATACCGGCGTAGGCATCCCCACCGGCAAGCAGGCCCTGATATTCGAAGCCTTCCGACAGGCGGACGGCAGCACCAGCCGAAAGTACGGCGGTACGGGGCTGGGGCTGGCCGTATCTTCTCAGCTCGTCAATCTGATGGGAGGGCAGATCGGCGTCAAGAGCGAGTTGGGCAAGGGCAGCATTTTCCATTTCAGCGTCGATTTCGATGTGGATGAGGAGTTCATGGCTGTCGACGGCACCGCCTTGCCGGAGGAGATTGATCCCAGCGGTCTGCGCGTCCTGGTGGTCGACGACAACGCGACCAATCTGAAAATATTGTGCGAAATGCTGGCCAGCTGGAAGGCGGTGCCCAAACCGGCAGCCTCTGTGGAAGACGGACAGGCGCTGCTGGAAAAAGAGAAAAAGAGCGGCACCGGCTATGAACTGGTACTGATCGATTCGGACCTTGCCCGGCCGGGAGCGTTTTCCCTGGTCAAAACGATCCAGGCGTCGGCCGGGAAGCCGCCCCGGATCATCGTTATGCTCACCACGAAAACGGTGAAAGAGGCGGACCGATTCCAGGAGGTCGGCGTCTGTGCCACGGTGACCAAACCGGTGCGTCCATCCGACCTGCTGGATGCGATTATCCAGGCGCTTTACGCCGATGATCCCGGTTTCAAGATGCCGGAAGGCAGAAGCAGCCTCGGTCCGGATCTCACACTGCCTCCGCTCGACCTTCTCGTTGCCGAGGATACGCCGTTCAACCAGAAATTCATCCGACGTCTGCTGGAAAACTGGCACTGCCGGGTTGCCATCGTCGAAAACGGTCGACTGGCCATCGATGCGCTCGCCGATCGCGATTTCGATCTGGTGCTCATGGATGTTCAGATGCCTGAAATGGACGGTCTGACCGCCACGGCGCGGATCCGCGAACTGGAAAAAGGGACCGGCCGCCATGTGCCTATTATCGCCATGACGGCGCATGCCATGCGAGGAGACCGGGAACGCTGCATTGGTGCCGGAATGGACGACTATATTTCCAAACCCATCTCCGCCGCGTCTCTGATCGAAACCATCCGCCGGGTGGTTCCCCTGTTCGAAAAAGACCCGGATCAGGAAGGTCCAAAAGCCTTGCCGGTATCTGCCGACGACGGCGGTGAACTGAAGACGCTTTTGGCCGCGTTCAACAATGACGGCGACTTTTTCAGGGACGTCGCCGATATGTTCATCAGCGACTATCCGCCCCTGGTGGACACCGTGGGTCGGGCCATCGACAAAAAGGACCGGGATCTGCTGCGCCGAACGGCCCACGCCTTAAAGGGCATGGCCCGCAACTTTCAGGTCGATGCTGCGGCGGATGCCGCATTGCAGCTGGAACAGGCCGCCGACCGGGAGGCGTTCGACGAAGCTGGTAATTTGTCCCGGAAGCTGGGTGACGAGTTGAAGGTTTTTGAGAGCCATCTAAGGAAGATGATCGCGGCTGTCGGAGTCGAAGGAGGGGGGAGGCGGGGTGCGGGGTGATAGCCGATGGTTGAGGGAAGATGGATGATGGACGATGGTTGAGGGAAGAGATCGGTTCGGTTTTCGTCCCTCCTCCCTCGTCCCGCTTCCATCGGTCCGTTCAGTCTTCCGACTCCCGCGTGTCCACAATGATGTGGCGCAGCATCTCCCAGGCCTGTTCTTCTTTGAGACGCTCTTGGGCTTCCTTATCGTCGCGGTTTCCCCGGCCGGTCGTGTAGACGATGGCTTCCCGGCCGTCCGGCCGCCGGATGGTTTTCACGCCCATGGTTTTTTGAGGGGTTTCGCAGGGCCGGGACTGTGCTCGGATTTCGCTTTCCAGCATCATCTGAATGGTCGTCTCGGAGACGCCGTTTTCTTTGAGCAGCAGAATCTCCTCGGCGGTCAACGCCGCCGAAGCGGCGGGCATCCCTAAAAGCAAGCCGCTAAGGGCAAATAGAGCGATGGATTTCATGGGTTCACCTTGGGTTGGGGCTTGACAGAATTCGTTCTTTTTTGCGATCGTATACGATAAAAAATAGCAATATTATTGGATTGTTGTCAAACGCTTCGGACGGTGTCGCCGCCGGGCGTCAACCTTCGTGCCTGTCCCGGCTGCATTTTCTGCCGCCGATTCCGGGCAGGTAATATTCAAGAGGGGGAGGGGCCATGAAAAAACTGAAACAGATCGTCATTTCCATCGAGAATTCACCGGGTCGCCTTTATGAAGTGACCCATGCACTGGGGAATGCGGGCATCAACCTCAGGGCGTTGAATCTCGTGGACACCGGCGCCTTCGGTCAGTTGCGGCTGCTGGTTTCCGACGTGGCCAAAGCCCGCCAACTGCTCATGGAGATGCACATTCCCGCCATGGTGAACGAAGTCGTCGCCGCCGAGATCGAGGATCGCCCCGGTCAGTTGGCCGTGGTGCTCAAGCCGATTCTGGATGCCAATATCCAGGTGGTGTTCATGTACGCCTTTTTGAGACAGAGCCGTGAGCAGGCGGTCATGATCTTCCGGTTTTCCGATAATGACCGGGCCATCGCGGTCATGCAGGAAAACGGGGTTAATCTGCTGGACTCCAAGCAGTTCGGTATCCTCGAAAATTCGGACCTCGATTCCTGACGCCGGCGGCCACTCCCATGACTGCCGACTCACCGAAATCCGATCCCGCCCGGGATGACGAAGATGTATTCCGGGAACGTTTCCGGGTGCTTCTCGAGGATGTGGCCGACGGGTTTTACGAAACCGATTTGAAAGGCGAATTCCGGTTTTTCAATAATGCCCTGTGCCGCATTTTCGGTTACACGGCCGAGGAGATCCGGGGTCGCAACTACCGGGAATTCATGGACGCGGAAAATGCACTCTACGCCTATACCATGTTCAACCGGTTGTACGAATCCGGCCAGATCCCCGAAGGCATCATCTGGAAAATCATACGCAAGGACGGTGAGGAAAGGATCCTGGAAATATCGGTCAGCCTGATTGTTGACCGCCAGGGCAGGAAAACCGGCTTTCAGGGAGTGGCCCGGGATGTCACCCGCAAGATCGCCGACCAGCAGGAGCTGGAGACTTCCCAGAAACGTTCCCACGACCTCTATCGAGCCAGTCGCCAGGCCGAACGACGCTACCGGGCGTTTCTCGAATTTCTGCCCGATCCGGTCTTCGTTTTCAATCTGGACGGCACGGTTTCTTATCTCAACCCGGCTTTCGAACGGGTTTTCGGCTGGAAACTGACCGAGTTGGAAGGCCGGCGTATTCCTTTCGTGCCCGAAGCGGAAAAAGAGCACACCCGGCAGGGTATCAAGAAATTGCTTGCCGAAAAGGTGCTCCATGGCTTTGAAACCCGGCGGCTGACCAAGGATGGTCGCCTGCTGGACATCGTTGTCGATGGGGCGGTTTTTTACGATGAAGACGACCGCCCGGCCGGCCAGGTCATCACCCTGCGGGACGTAACCGCCCGCAAACGGGCCGAGCAGACCAACCAGGCCCTGTTCCGCATTGCCCAGGCCCTGCACCGCTACGCCCAGTTGGAGCCGATGCTGGCCTACATCACCCGCCAGGTCCAGCAACTGATCCGCGTCGACGGCGCCATGGTGATTCTCATCGACGAAAAAGCCGGAGAATTCTACATTCCGGTGGCGGCCTACGAAGACCGGGAAACCGGCAGCAAGATGCAGGAAATCCGGTTTCCCATGGACAAGGGGGTGGCCGGGCAGGTGTACCGGACCGGGCGGCCGCTGATCGTTCCCGACACCTCCCAAAGCCCGTATTTTTACGGCGAGGTGGACAAGCAGGCCCAGTTCCACCACAAGAATATGCTGGATGTGCCCCTGCGCGTGCAGGATCGTATGATCGGCGTTTTGTGCGCGGTCAACAAAAAGGAGAGCGCCTTTGGCGATGCCGATGTGGATCTGCTGTCTGCCGTGGCCAACCTGGTGGCGCTGCCCATCGAGAACGCCCGCATCAACGAGGCCCTGCAGCGAACCTATGACAATGTAAAAGGGCTCAACCGGGCCAAGGAGCAGGTGATCCATCATCTTTCCCACGAACTGAAAACCCCGCTTTCGGTGCTTTCGGCTTCGCTGGGCCTGCTGGAGAAACGGCTCGCCCCGGATTCGTCCGGTGACAGGGACAGGCGCATCATGGCCCGGGCGCGGCGCAACCTCCAACGGCTGCTGGATATGCAGTACGAAATCGGCGACATGCTGCGGGAGCAGGACTACCGGGCCCACGGCATGCTCTCTTTCCTGCTCGACGCCTGCCGTGATATGCTGGTGACCCTGGCGGAAACGGAGCCGGGCAGCACCCGATTGCCCCGGGAAATTCAGGAAATCATCGACCGGGAGTTCGGAAAGGCGGATCTGCCTCGCGTTGAAATCACGCTGGATCGGATGGTCGGCCAATATCTGAAAGAAATCGAACCTCGGTTCGCCCACCGCCGCATTAAACTGGAGGCGCGTCTGGAGCCGGTCCCACCGGTGTGGCTGCCGGTGGAAGTGATGCAGAAAATCGTGGAAGGGCTGGTGAAAAACGCCATCGAAAATACGCCGGACCGGGGACGTGTGACGGTGGTGGTCGGA
This window of the uncultured Desulfosarcina sp. genome carries:
- a CDS encoding response regulator; translated protein: MKPDKEQTGTRRLESSVLVLSVAVVLVYWIVDSLLFALTTEGGTFFSRVIHPGIDEVLSRLLVICFFMFFGSHVGHTLRQRQEADEALAGIEEKHRTIIENIEDGYYEIDPTGRFAVFNDSFRRITGYPAGQLRELDYRRLLTPAETEKVIGTFNKVDRTGRATKDLGFVVVRKDGALRWVETSVSPIRGQGGAAAGYRGILRDVTRRRQADALNQEKMAAEAASRSKSEFLANMSHEIRTPLNAIIGMVELLLGTSLSHEQREDLKVVHSAAYSLLAVINDILDFSKIEAGKLELERSAFNLRDFLGEALKILAVKAHEKDLELAYRVAPDVPDRLIGDAHRFRQVLLNLVGNALKFTDSGEIVVLAQKKSIQGNRLVLQVAVRDTGVGIPTGKQALIFEAFRQADGSTSRKYGGTGLGLAVSSQLVNLMGGQIGVKSELGKGSIFHFSVDFDVDEEFMAVDGTALPEEIDPSGLRVLVVDDNATNLKILCEMLASWKAVPKPAASVEDGQALLEKEKKSGTGYELVLIDSDLARPGAFSLVKTIQASAGKPPRIIVMLTTKTVKEADRFQEVGVCATVTKPVRPSDLLDAIIQALYADDPGFKMPEGRSSLGPDLTLPPLDLLVAEDTPFNQKFIRRLLENWHCRVAIVENGRLAIDALADRDFDLVLMDVQMPEMDGLTATARIRELEKGTGRHVPIIAMTAHAMRGDRERCIGAGMDDYISKPISAASLIETIRRVVPLFEKDPDQEGPKALPVSADDGGELKTLLAAFNNDGDFFRDVADMFISDYPPLVDTVGRAIDKKDRDLLRRTAHALKGMARNFQVDAAADAALQLEQAADREAFDEAGNLSRKLGDELKVFESHLRKMIAAVGVEGGGRRGAG
- a CDS encoding amino acid-binding protein; protein product: MKKLKQIVISIENSPGRLYEVTHALGNAGINLRALNLVDTGAFGQLRLLVSDVAKARQLLMEMHIPAMVNEVVAAEIEDRPGQLAVVLKPILDANIQVVFMYAFLRQSREQAVMIFRFSDNDRAIAVMQENGVNLLDSKQFGILENSDLDS
- a CDS encoding PAS domain S-box protein; translated protein: MTADSPKSDPARDDEDVFRERFRVLLEDVADGFYETDLKGEFRFFNNALCRIFGYTAEEIRGRNYREFMDAENALYAYTMFNRLYESGQIPEGIIWKIIRKDGEERILEISVSLIVDRQGRKTGFQGVARDVTRKIADQQELETSQKRSHDLYRASRQAERRYRAFLEFLPDPVFVFNLDGTVSYLNPAFERVFGWKLTELEGRRIPFVPEAEKEHTRQGIKKLLAEKVLHGFETRRLTKDGRLLDIVVDGAVFYDEDDRPAGQVITLRDVTARKRAEQTNQALFRIAQALHRYAQLEPMLAYITRQVQQLIRVDGAMVILIDEKAGEFYIPVAAYEDRETGSKMQEIRFPMDKGVAGQVYRTGRPLIVPDTSQSPYFYGEVDKQAQFHHKNMLDVPLRVQDRMIGVLCAVNKKESAFGDADVDLLSAVANLVALPIENARINEALQRTYDNVKGLNRAKEQVIHHLSHELKTPLSVLSASLGLLEKRLAPDSSGDRDRRIMARARRNLQRLLDMQYEIGDMLREQDYRAHGMLSFLLDACRDMLVTLAETEPGSTRLPREIQEIIDREFGKADLPRVEITLDRMVGQYLKEIEPRFAHRRIKLEARLEPVPPVWLPVEVMQKIVEGLVKNAIENTPDRGRVTVVVGNGEKGPVFEVKDRGVGITKEKQRLIFNHYFAAGEPLTYATRAPYDFNAGGKGFDLLRMTIFSERYGFDTRMISRRCRHIPSDADLCPGDIDKCEYCRSRADCEASGGTRMQIRFRTGKP